A DNA window from Hordeum vulgare subsp. vulgare chromosome 1H, MorexV3_pseudomolecules_assembly, whole genome shotgun sequence contains the following coding sequences:
- the LOC123450046 gene encoding periodic tryptophan protein 2, with product MNYRFQNLLGAPYRGGDAVFAGDSSVLLSAVGNRVATTDLAASSSLTLPFESSANIARLATSPSGDFLLACDDKGRALYANLRRRAVLHRVSFKAAPSAVRFSPDGQLIAVAVGKLVQIWRSPSFRREFFPFHLLRVFPGFAAGVTSFDWSPDSASLLVACKDLTARLLPVKRGTGNKPFLFLGHRAAVVGAFFATDKKSGRVHGVYTVSKDGAIFTWNLVEGNDAASPPPSPGTPEQDGEPELDAGSSRKRKSLEEPSTTPLHLAKWELQKKNFFMQAPAKLTACDYHRDLDMVVVGFSNGVFGLYQMPDFVCHCQLSISREKITTAIFNSLGNWLVFGCAKLGQLLVWEWRSESYILKQQGHYFDVNCIAYSPDSQLIATGADDNKVKVWTAASGFCFITFSEHTNAVTAVHFMANNHSLLSASLDGTIRAWDLFRYRNFKTFTTPSPRQFVSLTADQSGEVICAGTLDSFEIYVWSMKTGRLLDVLSGHQGPVHGLMFSPISAILASSSWDKTVRLWDVFESKGAVETFQHSHDVLTLAYRPDGRQIACSTLDGLINFWDPFDGLLMYTIEGRRDISGGRLMTDRRSAANTSIGKYFTTLCYSADGSYILAGGNSKYICMYDIGEQVLLRRFQITRNLSLDGVLDFLNSKNMTDAGPLDLIDDEDSDVEDGIDQQTRGSLGHGLPGSMANRGRPIARTKCVKFAPTGRSFAAATTDGVLLYSVDESFIFDPTDLDIDVTPEKVEEALAENQQQRALLLSLRLNEDSLIKQCIFAVDPSNVRAICSSVPFKYLQRLIDAFADLLESCPHLEFILLWSQELCKVDGSYIQQNSRTLLPALKSLQKSITKLHQDLADTCSSNEYMLKYLSSAGTKS from the exons ATGAACTACCGCTTCCAGAACCTTCTAGGCGCGCCGTACCGCGGCGGCGACGCCGTCTTCGCGGGGGACTCCTCCGTGCTCCTCTCGGCGGTGGGGAACCGCGTGGCGACCACCgacctcgccgcctcctcctcgctcACCCTCCCCTTCGAGTCCTCCGCCAACATCGCCCGCCTCGCCACCTCCCCCTCGGGCGACTTCCTCCTCGCCTGCGACGACAAGGGCCGCGCGCTCTACGCCAACctccgccgccgcgccgtcctccaccGCGTCTCCTTCaaggccgccccctccgccgtccGCTTCAGCCCCGACGGCCAGctcatcgccgtcgccgtcggcaAGCTCGTCCAGATctggcgctccccctccttccgcAGGGAGTTCTTCCCCTTCCACCTCCTCCGCGTCTTCCCCGGCTTCGCCGCCGGGGTCACCTCCTTCGACTGGTCCCCCGACTCCGCCTCCCTCCTCGTCGCCTGCAAGGACCTCACTGCCCGCCTCCTGCCCGTCAAGCGGGGCACCGGTAACAAgcccttcctcttcctcggccaCCGTGCGGCTGTCGTTGGCGCCTTCTTCGCCACCGATAAGAAGTCGGGCAGAGTCCACGGGGTCTACACGGTTTCAAAGGACGGAGCTATCTTTACATGGAATTTGGTGGAGGGCAATGATGCCGCatctcctccaccttcacccggGACACCAGAGCAGGATGGTGAGCCGGAATTGGATGCTGGGAGCAGCAGGAAGAGGAAGAGCTTGGAAGAGCCCAGCACCACTCCGCTTCATTTGGCAAAGTGGGAGCTGCAGAAAAAGAACTTCTTCATGCAGGCGCCTGCTAAGCTAACAGCCTGTGATTACCACCGGGATCTTGACATGGTGGTGGTTGGGTTTTCTAACGGGGTGTTTGGGCTGTACCAGATGCCCGACTTTGTGTGCCACTGCCAGCTCTCAATATCAAGGGAGAAGATCACCACAGCTATTTTCAACAGCTTGGGGAATTGGTTAGTTTTTGGGTGCGCCAAACTTGGCCAACTGCTGGTGTGGGAGTGGCGGTCAGAGAGCTACATTTTGAAGCAGCAGGGTCACTACTTCGATGTCAACTGCATTGCATACTCACCAGATTCTCAGTTAATTGCTACTGGAGCTGATGATAACAAAGTCAAG GTCTGGACGGCTGCCTCTGGGTTCTGTTTCATAACATTTTCCGAGCATACAAATGCTGTTACTGCAGTTCATTTTATGGCCAATAACCATTCTCTTCTCAGTGCCTCCCTTGATGGGACTATTCGAGCATGGGATCTGTTCCGTTATCGTAACTTCAAGACATTTACGACCCCTTCACCTAGACAATTTGTTTCTTTAACGGCAGATCAGAGCGGGGAAGTAATTTGTGCTGGAACACTTGATTCATTTGAG ATTTATGTTTGGTCAATGAAGACTGGTCGTTTGTTGGATGTGCTCAGTGGCCACCAAGGACCAGTTCATGGTCTAATGTTTTCACCAATCAGT GCTATTTTGGCTTCATCATCATGGGACAAGACCGTTCGTCTTTGGGATGTATTTGAGAGCAAGGGTGCTGTGGAAACGTTTCAGCACTCACATGATGTTCTTACCTTGGCTTATCGTCCTGACGGAAGGCAGATTGCATGCAGCACACTAGATGGCCTAATCAATTTCTGGGATCCCTTTGATGGCTTGTTGATGTATACAATTGAAGGCCGCAGGGATATTTCTGGCGGGCGGCTCATGACTGATAGAAGATCTGCAGCTAATACGAGTATAGGAAAGTACTTCACGACGCTGTGCTATTCTGCTGATGGAAGCTATATTTTAGCAGGAGGAAACAGcaaatatatatgcatgtatgatATTGGAGAACAG GTGCTGTTGCGAAGATTCCAGATCACTCGCAATCTTTCATTGGATGGCGTTCTTGATTTCCTGAACtcaaagaatatgactgatgctGGTCCACTGGATCTAATTGATGACGAAGATAGCGATGTTGAGGATGGAATTGATCAACAAACAAGAGGTAGCCTGGGGCATGGTTTACCTGGATCCATGGCAAATCGTGGAAGACCCATAGCTCGGACAAAATGTGTGAAATTTGCTCCAACAGGAAGATCTTTTGCTGCAGCGACCACTGATGGTGTTCTGTTGTACTCAGTTGATGAATCATTTATCTTCGACCCAACAGATCTTGACATTGATGTTACTCCTGAG AAAGTGGAGGAAGCTCTTGCAGAAAACCAACAACAGAGAGCCCTTTTACTGAGCCTCCGGTTAAACGAAGACTCCTTGATTAAGCAATGCATCTTTGCTGTGGATCCATCCAATGTACGAGCAATCTGCTCATCAGTACCCTTTAAGTATCTTCAGAGATTGATCGATGCATTCGCTGACCTCCTGGAAAGCTGTCCCCATCTGGAATTCATCCTTCTGTGGTCTCAG GAGCTATGCAAGGTTGATGGAAGCTACATCCAGCAAAATTCGAGGACTTTGCTTCCTGCTCTCAAGTCGTTGCAGAAGTCTATAACAAAACTACACCAGGATCTGGCGGACACTTGTTCCTCCAACGAGTACATGCTCAAATATCTGAGCTCTGCTGGGACAAAGAGTTAG
- the LOC123450055 gene encoding golgin candidate 5-like produces MAWWSDKLSLGGLQDIAGAVNKISESVKNIEKNFDSALGLEEKRDDAEEGSGSRTSNSDGIGFFNPVMAFMGHNGEESSMEVSEKQLSPKHSPALEENHRVATKPPTSEADASEVPVTTHSPKQPSELQENVGSSAESHVSKAGGSEQSVTPHSPTHSSAAEEKHDGSTEAPASEGGTSEVSKTAESSTYPSVAEETHGGSVETSNLVEKETQGHQDSEYSDPNDEALPSQPSESVRDIPDDRTSSPNILDQSTVMRTEESVDAGNEVTNDGNTSRSQSADSIVASSDDVNETKVNIVQEVDVQKEIISPPESSDIADKASHGEVKVHDGETNTTENGEENDQTEAHAVSAVENEDNATAKLENISSKSIIVDNDPDLQNEFVPAAAYTPVGPVEVDSHANDSRKEDKNQDSFTTTNSLESVGSVVEVEKLKRDMKMMEAALQGAARQSQSKADEIARLMNENEQLKSTINELKGNKSVEEEMDALKDEYHQRVATLERKVYALTKERDTLRREQNKKSDAAALLKEKDEIITQVMAEGEELSRKQAAQEATIRKLRAQIREFEEEKQRLNSKIQVEETKVESIKRDKAATEKLLQETIERNQTELAAQKEFYTNALNAAKEAEALAESRVNTEAKAELESRLREACEKENMLINTIEELRNALTRQEQEAAFREERLKRDHDDLQKRYQASELRYNELVTQVPESTRPLLRQIEAMQESAARREEAWAGVERTLNSRLQEAEAKAAASEEKERSINERLSQNLSRITVLETQITILRTEQTQLSRSLEKERQRASESRQEYLATKEEAALQEGRAKQLEEEIKELRFRHKKELQEAAEHRALLETDLEREKAARAELEKTSSHDLPKIPLPDQTKNAPQRKLSSVSSMEESHFLQASLDLSDSASLERRTSADSNMSYYLRSMTPSAFESALRQKDGELASYMSRLASLESIRNSLAEELVKLTEQCEKLRSEAAALPGLKAELEALKQRHFQALELMGERDEELEELRNDIVDLKDMYREQVDLLVSQLQTLGARV; encoded by the exons ATGGCGTGGTGGTCGGACAAGCTGTCGCTCGGCGGGCTGCAGGACATCGCCGGCGCCGTCAACAAGATCAGCGAGAGCGTCAAGAACATCGAGAAGAACTTCGACAGCGCGCTCGGCCTCGAGGAGAAGCGCGACGACGCAGAGGAAG GATCAGGATCCCGTACATCTAACTCTGATGGAATTGGATTCTTTAATCCTGTCATGGCATTCATGGGACATAATGGCGAGGAGAGTTCTATGGAAGTATCAGAAaagcaactatcaccaaaacattCACCAGCACTAGAAGAAAATCATAGGGTCGCCACCAAGCCACCTACATCAGAAGCAGATGCTTCCGAAGTACCAGTAACAACACATTCTCCAAAGCAGCCTTCGGAATTACAAGAAAATGTTGGCAGCTCCGCCGAGTCACATGTATCTAAGGCGGGTGGTTCTGAGCAGTCTGTAACACCACATTCTCCAACACATTCTTCAGCAGCAGAAGAAAAACATGATGGCTCCACTGAGGCACCTGCATCTGAGGGGGGCACTTCTGAAGTATCAAAAACAGCAGAGTCCTCAACATATCCATCTGTAGCAGAAGAAACTCATGGCGGATCTGTTGAGACCAGTAACTTAGTTGAGAAGGAAACccagggtcatcaagactctgaaTATTCTGATCCTAATGATGAAGCTTTACCGAGTCAGCCTAGTGAGTCTGTTAGGGACATACCTGATGATAGAACGTCTTCACCTAACATATTGGATCAATCAACTGTTATGAGAACAGAAGAATCTGTGGATGCTGGAAATGAAGTCACCAATGATGGGAACACCTCGCGGTCACAATCAGCAGATTCCATAGTCGCCAGTTCAGATGATGTAAATGAAACTAAGGTGAACATTGTTCAAGAAGTTGATGTCCAAAAGGAAATAATCAGCCCACCGGAGAGCAGTGATATCGCTGACAAAGCCAGTCATGGGGAAGTCAAAGTACATGATGGTGAAACTAATACAACCGAGAATGGGGAAGAGAACGATCAAACAGAAGCACATGCTGTATCTGCTGTTGAAAATGAGGATAATGCAACAGCGAAGCTTGAAAACATTAGCTCAAAGTCAATAATTGTGGACAATGATCCAGACTTGCAAAATGAGTTCGTACCAGCTGCTGCATACACGCCTGTTGGTCCAGTAGAAGTTGATTCTCATGCAAATGATTCGAGAAAGGAGGACAAAAATCAGGACTCTTTTACAACCACAAATTCTCTGGAATCTGTTGGTTCTGTTGTTGAAGTCGAGAAACTAAAACGTGACATGAAGATGATGGAAGCTGCATTGCAAGGTGCTGCAAGACAGTCCCAG TCCAAAGCTGATGAAATTGCTCGACTGATGAATGAGAACGAGCAACTGAAATCAACAATTAATGAGCTGAAG GGTAATAAGTCGGTTGAGGAAGAAATGGATGCGCTTAAGGATGAATATCACCAACGTGTAGCAACTCTTGAAAGGAAG GTGTATGCACTAACCAAAGAACGAGATACATTAAGGAGagagcaaaataagaaaagtgaTGCAGCCGCTCTTTTGAAAGAAAAGGATGAGATTATCACTCAGGTCATGGCTGAAG GAGAAGAGCTATCAAGAAAGCAGGCTGCTCAAGAAGCTACAATACGAAAACTGAGAGCACAG ATTCGTGAATTTGAAGAAGAAAAGCAAAGGTTGAACTCAAAGATCCAG GTTGAGGAGACAAAGGTTGAGAGTATTAAAAGAGACAAGGCAGCAACCGAGAAGTTGCTACAAGAAACAATAGAAAGAAATCAAACTGAGCTTGCGGCTCAGAAGGAGTTCTACACAAATGCTCTAAATGCAGCGAAAGAGGCTGAGGCATTGGCCGAATCAAGAGTCAACACAGAAGCCAAAGCTGAGCTCGAGAGCCGTTTAAGAGAAGCTTGTGAAAAAGAAAATATGCTGATTAACACAATTGAGGAGTTGAGGAATGCTCTCACCAGGCAAGAACAGGAG GCTGCTTTCAGGGAAGAACGGTTAAAAAGGGatcatgacgatcttcaaaagCGCTATCAG GCCAGTGAACTTCGTTATAATGAACTGGTCACACAAGTTCCTGAGTCGACAAGGCCACTCCTAAGGCAAATTGAAGCCATGCAG GAGTCAGCTGCTCGAAGGGAAGAAGCTTGGGCTGGTGTGGAGAGAACCTTGAACTCTCGCCTTCAG GAAGCGGAGGCGAAAGCTGCTGCCTCGGAAGAAAAGGAGCGATCTATAAATGAGAGACTGTCACAAAATTTATCCCGCATAACTGTCCTGGAGACCCAG ATTACAATTCTTAGGACAGAACAGACACAGCTGAGCCGATCTCTTGAAAAGGAGAGACAAAGAGCATCTGAAAGTAGACAGGAGTACCTAGCAACTAAGGAGGAAGCGGCATTACAAGAAGGACGCGCCAAACAGCttgaagaagaaataaaggaGCTTAGATTTAGGCACAAAAAGGAGCTGCAAGAAGCAGCAGAACACAGGGCGCTGCTTGAGACG GACCTTGAAAGGGAAAAGGCTGCCAGGGCAGAACTTGAGAAAACATCTTCCCACGACTTACCTAAAATTCCACTTCCAGATCAAACAA aaaatgctccccaAAGAAAGCTCTCTAGTGTTAGCAGTATGGAAGAAAGCCActtccttcaagcatcattggACTTGTCAGATAGTGCTTCATTGGAGAGGAGAACGTCTGCAGACAGTAATATGTCATACTATCTGAGGAGCATGACTCCAAGTGCTTTTGAATCAGCACTCCGTCAAAAGGATGGAGAATTGGCTTCCTACATGTCACGCTTG GCCTCACTGGAATCTATTCGGAATTCCCTGGCAGAGGAGTTGGTAAAACTGACGGAACAA TGTGAAAAGTTGCGGAGTGAAGCTGCTGCTCTGCCTGGCCTAAAGGCTGAACTGGAAGCACTGAAACAAAGACACTTTCAAGCTCTGGAACTTATGGGGGAACGTGATGAAGAG TTGGAAGAGTTACGGAATGATATTGTTGACCTAAAGGACATGTACAGAGAACAAGTGGATCTTCTTGTTAGCCAG CTCCAGACATTGGGCGCCCGTGTATAG